Proteins from a genomic interval of Rosa chinensis cultivar Old Blush chromosome 2, RchiOBHm-V2, whole genome shotgun sequence:
- the LOC112190716 gene encoding E3 ubiquitin-protein ligase At3g02290, which yields MGAVCCCLNADDFEDYVNPNSSALRNCPCLGCFFQNFVNVYSSLFRRGELQSLPSSIQGAASMTSAASLDSSLSDMYRSPPRPLPYDADPRYIRLQRDGLVSRREKGTSHSHEETEPLRSDTDADSECLSTGDKWNGSTCEDGSKEHHSRSSMKLSSAKATTGFGIIYTSSEEEDVCPTCLEEYTPENPKIMTKCSHHYHLACIYEWMERSESCPVCGKVMAFDETT from the exons ATGGGCGCTGTCtgttgttgtttgaatgctgaTGATTTTGAAGATTATGTGAATCCAAACAGTTCTGCATTGAGGAACTGTCCGTGTCTTGGTTGCTTTTTTCAAAACTTTGTAAATGTG TATTCATCACTGTTCAGAAGAGGGGAACTACAGTCGCTCCCCTCATCCATTCAGGGGGCTGCATCGATGACTTCTGCAGCCTCACTTGATAGCTCTTTATCTGACATGTATCGCTCTCCTCCAAGGCCCTTGCCTTATGATGCTGACCCCAGATACATCCGTTTGCAGCGGGATGGATTGGTTTCTAGGCGTGAGAAAGGCACTAGTCATTCTCATGAGGAGACTGAACCTCTAAGAAGTGATACTGATGCAGATTCAGAATGTTTGAGTACAGGAGACAAATGGAATGGATCTACTTGTGAAGATGGATCAAAAGAACATCATTCCAGGTCCTCGATGAAGTTGTCATCTGCAAAAGCAACAACCGGATTTGGGATCATTTATACatcttcagaagaagaggaTGTATGCCCAACATGTCTTGAAG AATATACTCCAGAAAACCCCAAAATAATGACAAAATGCTCTCATCATTATCATCTCGCTTGTATATATGAGTGGATGGAGAGAAGTGAAAGTTGTCCTGTTTGTGGCAAG GTCATGGCATTCGATGAAACGACTTAA
- the LOC112190718 gene encoding uncharacterized protein YwbO yields the protein MAANHPFRVPKKPCTVDIISDPVCPWCFIGKKNLDKALEEADPLYVFELRWHPFQLYPDIPKEGIDKKKHSEDKHGSTHISEVVEMRIGDILRTTYDALEYKLSGIMGDPLDYHRLVYFAGEQDHDMQHDLVDEILLGYFTEEKDIADREYLLECAGKIGIEGAAEFLEDPNNGLNEVTEDIKKYSRTKQVPYYVFNGKVDCVGAQPSEVFMRAFEAATK from the exons ATGGCTGCAAATCATCCCTTCCGAGTTCCGAAAAAGCCTTGCACAGTCGACATCATTTCGGATCCGGTATGCCCGTGGTGCTTTATAGGCAAGAAAAATCTTGACAAAGCTCTAGAGGAGGCTGACCCTCTGTACGTGTTTGAGCTCCGGTGGCATCCATTTCAACTTTATCCTGATATCCCTAAAGAAGGCATTGATAAGAAAAAGCATTCTGAGGATAAGCATGGCAGCACTCATATATCAGAAGTAGTGGAAATGCGTATAGGAGAT ATTTTGAGAACCACCTACGATGCGCTTGAATACAAACTTTCTGGAATCAT GGGAGATCCTCTAGATTATCACAGGCTAGTATATTTTGCTGGGGAACAGGATCATGATATGCAACATGATCTTGTGGATGAGATACTGCTTGGGTACTTCACAGAGGAAAAGGACATTGCAGACAG GGAATATCTTCTGGAATGTGCTGGTAAGATTGGTATAGAAGGGGCAGCAGAGTTTCTTGAAGATCCTAACAATGGGCTCAATGAG GTCACTGAAGATATTAAGAAGTACTCGAGAACAAAACAAGTCCCATATTACGTG TTTAATGGAAAGGTGGACTGCGTCGGTGCTCAGCCGTCTGAGGTGTTCATGAGAGCTTTCGAAGCAGCCACAAAATGA
- the LOC112190717 gene encoding uncharacterized protein YwbO produces the protein MAEGSAGTKPAKKLVEIDIISDTVCPWCFVGKRNLDKAVEASNGRYDFRIRWHPYQLNPNAPKEGLDKSKYYEQKFGSDMSAKMGNRMSEIFRSHGLEYDLSGLTGNTLDSHRLIYFAGQQDLAKQHDLVGELFLGYFTQAKYIGDREYLLECARKVGVEGAAEFLEDPNHGLNEVKEDLNKYSGSINGVPHFVINNGKQALSGAQPPEIFLKAFEVVTK, from the exons ATGGCTGAAGGATCAGCTGGAACCAAACCTGCGAAGAAGCTCGTCGAAATTGATATAATTTCGGATACTGTGTGCCCATGGTGCTTTGTGGGCAAGAGGAATCTCGACAAGGCTGTGGAGGCATCCAACGGTCGATATGACTTTAGG ATTAGATGGCACCCATATCAGCTTAATCCTAATGCCCCTAAAGAAGGTCTTGATAAGAGTAAGTACTATGAGCAAAAATTTGGGTCTGATATGTCTGCAAAAATGGGCAATAGGATGTCAGAG ATTTTCAGAAGCCATGGCCTCGAATATGACCTGTCTGGACTCAC GGGAAATACTCTAGACAGTCACAGGCTTATCTACTTTGCCGGGCAGCAGGATCTTGCGAAGCAACATGATCTTGTTGGTGAGCTCTTTCTCGGGTACTTCACACAGGCAAAGTACATTGGGGACAG GGAATATCTTCTGGAATGTGCCAGGAAGGTTGGTGTAGAAGGAGCAGCAGAGTTTCTTGAGGACCCCAACCATGGCCTAAATGAG GTTAAAGAAGACCTTAATAAGTACTCGGGCAGCATAAACGGAGTCCCACATTTCGTG ATTAATAATGGAAAGCAAGCATTGAGTGGTGCTCAACCGCCTGAGATTTTCTTGAAAGCTTTTGAAGTAGTAACAAAGTGA
- the LOC112190714 gene encoding RCC1 and BTB domain-containing protein 1 — MDIEELLGRNRPAPIKARSAIYVWGYNQSGQTGRQGRERQLRIPKQLPPELFGCPAGANSRWLDIACGREHTAAVASDGSLFTWGANEFGQLGDGTEERSKHPKKVKQLETEFVKSVSCGAHCTAAIAEPRENDGTMSASRLWIWGQNQGSNLPRLFWGAFAPNTAIRQVSCGAAHVMALSEDGLLQAWGYNEFGQLGRGVTCEGLQRARIINAYAKFLDEAPELVKITQVSCGEYHTAALSEDGEVYTWGLGSMGQLGHCSLQSADKELLPRRVVALDAIFMKDVACGGVHTCAVTQKGALYAWGGSRAGQLGLGPETGFFSCKPNESASFFRNIPALVIPLGVQLIACGHSHTLISTREGRIHGWGYNSYGQASNEKSTYAWYPSPVDWCVGAVQKLAAGGGHSAVLTDACSLKELCEFRLADSVTPTNASIIEDIASRTDSDNLVRLCERLRQHMLDGGDYEFEDDEPNSYRK, encoded by the exons ATGGATATCGAGGAACTATTGGGCCGAAACCGACCGGCGCCAATCAAGGCGAGGAGTGCGATTTACGTCTGGGGATATAACCAGTCCGGCCAGACTGGTCGGCAGGGGAGAGAGCGCCAGTTGAGGATCCCGAAGCAGCTCCCGCCGGAGCTCTTTGGTTGCCCCGCCGGAGCTAATTCGCGCTGGCTGGACATTGCTTGCGGCCGCGAGCATACCGCAGCTGTAGCTTCAGATGGGTCTCTCTTCACTTGGG GGGCTAATGAATTTGGTCAATTGGGAGATGGAACTGAGGAGAGAAGTAAACATCCAAAGAAAGTGAAGCAATTGGAGACGGAGTTTGTGAAGTCTGTATCTTGTGGAGCGCATTGTACAGCTGCCATTGCAGAGCCTCGCGAGAATGATGGAACCATGTCGGCAAGTAGGCTTTGGATTTGGGGGCAAAATCAG GGTTCAAATCTGCCGCGTTTATTTTGGGGGGCCTTTGCTCCAAACACG GCTATCCGTCAAGTATCTTGTGGAGCAGCTCATGTGATGGCTTTATCAGAGGATGGCCTGCTACAAGCTTGGG GATACAATGAATTTGGCCAGCTTGGCAGAGGCGTTACATGTGAAGGATTACAAAGGGCTCGTATAATAAATGCTTATGCAAAGTTCCTTGATGAAGCCCCTGAGCTTGTGAAGATTACCCAAGTGTCATGTGGGGAGTACCACACAGCAGCTCTATCTGAAGATGGCGAGGT GTATACTTGGGGGTTGGGAAGCATGGGGCAACTTGGTCATTGTTCTCTTCAATCTGCTGATAAAGAGTTATTGCCAAGGAGAGTGGTCGCACTTGATGCAATCTTCATGAAGGACGTGGCATGTGGCGGTGTGCATACATGTGCTGTGACTCAGAAGGGAGCTCTTTATGCTTGGGGTGGCAGTCGAGCAGGACAATTAGGCCTTGGCCCTGAAACTGGATTCTTTTCATGTAAGCCTAATGAGTCTGCAAGCTTTTTCCGAAATATTCCTGCTTTGGTTATTCCACTTGGTGTGCAGCTCATTGCATGTGGACATTCCCATACACTTATTTCTACAAGGGAAGGAAGGATTCATGGATGGGGCTACAATAGCTATGGTCAGGCATCTAATGAGAAATCTACTTATGCTTGGTATCCATCTCCAGTTGATTG GTGTGTTGGGGCAGTTCAAAAACTTGCAGCTGGTGGGGGACATTCAGCTGTGTTGACCGATGCATGTTCCTTGAAGGAATTGTGCGAATTTAGGCTTGCAGATAGTGTGACTCCGACCAATGCTTCTATTATTGAGGACATTGCGTCTAGAACAGATTCAGATAATTTAGTACGCCTATGTGAAAGATTGAG GCAGCACATGCTTGATGGTGGCGACTACGAATTTGAAGATGATGAGCCAAATAGTTATAGGAAGTGA
- the LOC112190715 gene encoding agamous-like MADS-box protein FUL-L: MGRGKVQLKRIENKISRQVTFSKRRTGLLKKAHEISVLCDAEVALIVFSTKGKLFEYATDSSMEGILERYEQYSYAERQSMGVPASESQGNWSMEFPKLTARIEILQRKIRNYTGEDLDPLSLRELQSLEQQIDTALKRVRARKNQVMHESISEMQKKHRTLQEQNNSLAKKLKENEKLLQEEPNNNQQPNPSTLVLMPPLQATSPPALLSSLTIGGAFQGRGDAMDEDAEDHQGSAQTRPASNTLMPPWMVRHLNK, encoded by the exons ATGGGAAGAGGCAAGGTTCAGCTGAAGCGGATCGAGAACAAGATCAGCAGACAAGTAACATTCTCGAAGCGAAGGACAGGATTGCTCAAGAAAGCTCATGAGATCTCAGTTCTGTGTGATGCTGAGGTAGCTTTGATTGTCTTCTCCACCAAAGGCAAGCTCTTTGAGTACGCTACCGATTCCAG CATGGAGGGGATCCTGGAGCGATATGAACAATACTCGTATGCAGAAAGGCAGAGCATGGGCGTTCCTGCTTCTGAATCACAG GGAAACTGGTCCATGGAATTTCCCAAGCTTACGGCAAGGATTGAAATCTTACAAAGGAAAATAAG GAATTACACGGGAGAGGATTTAGACCCCTTAAGCTTGAGGGAGCTTCAAAGTTTGGAGCAACAGATTGATACAGCTCTTAAGCGCGTGCGAGCAAGAAAG AACCAAGTAATGCATGAATCCATTTCAGAGATGCAGAAAAAG CACAGGACACTGCAAGAGCAAAACAACTCGCTAGCAAAGAAG CTGAAGGAGAATGAAAAGCTTCTGCAGGAAGAACCTAATAATAATCAGCAGCCAAACCCCTCAACCCTCGTCTTAATGCCGCCACTGCAAGCTACATCACCACCAGCCCTACTCTCTTCTCTAACTATTGG TGGGGCTTTCCAGGGAAGAGGAGACGCAATGGATGAAGATGCTGAGGATCATCAGGGAAGCGCTCAAACTCGGCCTGCCAGTAACACACTCATGCCACCATGGATGGTTCGCCATTTgaataaatga